From a region of the Chloroflexota bacterium genome:
- a CDS encoding redox-sensing transcriptional repressor Rex, which yields QVGRQVDVVTVRPMDDLGRVIAEQKIDIGIVAVPAAQAQPVINRLVECGIKAILNYAPIAPQVPQDVRVRNIDPVLGLQTMTYHLKTMKERKGKQG from the coding sequence CAGGTGGGGCGCCAGGTGGACGTGGTCACGGTGCGGCCGATGGACGACTTAGGCCGGGTAATCGCGGAGCAGAAGATAGACATCGGCATCGTGGCGGTGCCTGCGGCCCAGGCGCAGCCAGTGATCAACCGGCTAGTGGAGTGCGGCATCAAGGCGATCTTGAATTACGCGCCCATCGCGCCGCAGGTGCCGCAGGACGTCCGGGTGCGGAACATAGACCCGGTGCTCGGCCTGCAGACGATGACGTACCACTTGAAGACGATGAAGGAGCGGAAGGGGAAGCAGGGGTAG